Sequence from the Xiphophorus maculatus strain JP 163 A chromosome 16, X_maculatus-5.0-male, whole genome shotgun sequence genome:
GCccttgcttttttattttgccttgtAGATTTGCTTAAAATAAACCATACTGTGGTTCAAATGATGTCCTTGGGATTTGTGAATTTTGTAACTTAATCGCCTAAGTAAAGTGAAAGTAGTCAAACAATTTGAATTCAAATCAACAGAGCATAGTTGCATAAGTGTAAAATTGCATgcagttgttttatttcttttatagGTTTCAGCAGGTCAGACATGAAAACTGACACAAAAAAAAGGGTGCAACAATTTCTCCTAAAAGTCAAATAGAAAGAGTCTGAATTGGAAATGATGTCATTTCTGCTGAAGGGCAAATCAGATCTCAGTGGCACACCAGCCTTCAGACCGACTGTATGAAACATAAATCAAAGAATCAGTGATGGAGAAACTGCTGTCAGCTCATCAAAGAGAATCAgaagaaaactgatttaaaatagaTAAGGACATCACGGATGGATCCTCTATTTGCCTTCTCGTAACACTGAGCAGCACTGTCAGGACTCATCTTCTGTTTTCTCCACCCTCCGTCCCAGATACACGCTCTACTGTAGCTTTTCTTTATCTTCTCTCTCGCAAAAGAAGCCCTTCAGGAATATCGTCATACAACAAAGATCAAGTCAGAGAAACAAGACTTACAGAAATCTTTGGCGGCGCTCCGGGTCCCAGACTTGCTCTGGCGCAGGGAGAAGCGGCCCTTTCTGCTCAGGAAGCGCCTCATCCTTGCCCGGCTTGCGGCAGGGCACGTTCCAGCCAGCCTTTCCTCACCCCCCGACTAGGGGGTCGACGCAGCCAAGGAGTGCCCCTTGGACACCCTAGAGCTGCTCCTCCACCTGACCTGACTCACCTCCTCCCTGAAGCCTCTACCCACCTACACGTATGCTGGCCCCCCAGAAGGTCACATTTGTGGCTTGGGAGGGCCAATTCTTCCTTCTGCTCTGAATCAGCAAAGTAGCTGGGAGAAGCTGAGGAGCTGAGAGCGTGTGAGAGTCGGGCTCTCCATCCTGGGTGAGGCTGTCCAACCTCAGCCTCGGTCCAAACCCTCTGGCTGAGCAGCGAGCATAAAACTGGGACACAGTAACTTGGTCCTGAAATGGTTCATTGCAAGGAAAGGTACTGCGAAGCCCCATTTTTCTATAAATACCTTCgcctctccttctctctcacTGTCTCCCTCTGTTGCTCATGTGGATGAAGCCCTCTCTGAGGGCTGAGGAGTGACCCAGAAACGGAGCCGCGAAGCAGCCCAGCCAGGGATGGTTCTGATTATAGCGTCTAGTACTGGAGCACCAGTTAGAGCTGTCGCCTGCAAGATGGGCTTCAAGGTTACAAGCACCAACTGGAGCAATATTTTCCAAGCAGAGGTTctagcaaacaaacaaaaaaacaaacttagaaaCAAAAGCTGTAAGAAAATagcatttatttcaaatgtaatgtgCTTGGGctaacacattttacatttaagcagCTGTGCGATatgcaaaagaacaaaataccTCTCCAAACGGGAACACTGTATCATGTCAGCCTTTAAAGGGCACCGCACTTCAAATCCGagataaaaagttcaaaaacgTGACTGCGGTTGAGGCAGGGAACTGGGAAAATATCCCATACAATTATAATATGCAAGGCTTCCATTACAAGACCTTATCCTCAGCACTCGGGAGGATCTCAAAACATGCTGCACGTTCGTTTAAAAAACCCTTGCTTTTGAGGTTATTTATCTGAATGTTCAAACAACAATTCAGCAGTTGTTTGAACTGTTGAAAGGATTACAGCATCTTGCTAAAGATGCGTCGAAACCAActtcactgggattttatgtgatcgAGCAACACAAGTaacacataattgtgaagtagaaatTAAATACACCCATTGATTTCTTGCATCTATTATTTTAGACAAACAAGCACCTGAAATGTGTGGTGTACTTCATTCATTGAGTCCAGGACTCAACTCCGCTCAAAATTCAAAATGAGTTCAGGAATACCCAGTTCCAGTCCTGGAGGTAGACTCTCGCGggttttggatgttttctttcttccgtCTTTGTCACCTTGCTAGACAGAAGCCTGTCAATCAACTGTTCATCTTATTCAGGTGTGTTCAATCAGGAAAAATTCTAAAACATGAGGGACACCAGGTATTCAGAACTCACTTTGGACTACCAAGTTTGATAAATACTAAAGTTTGGATGTaacaaactaaacataaagaaCAGAATTTTCTCTTTTAGAAATTCTGATTTGCAACATTCagattctgaaataaaaaacaaatatagccGAAGgattctattttttctttttttttcctcgtccAACAAAGAGTGTAGGAACCCTGTGGAATGTATGGGAGAAAAGATGAATTTGGATATGTTCTGGCCTGACATTCAAATGAATTTAGCGTTAGATGTATTAAACTGTTTATTGGATCACAAATAAGTCACATTGAATGCATTTATATTACTGAGCCAGTTAAGAACACTAATAATAGGGTAAACCTACGCCCTGTTAACATTTGTTTCTTCATCcaaagtgtattttattatttccatcACTATgagttttataaaaactttgGCCTTAACTTCATATTTGACTCATCCACACACAAACGGACTATAAAGCCAGACGAGTTCATCGGTAGAATCCTCTTTGATCATACAACTACAGTCTGAATTTCCACCTCCTCCGGGGAGGTGATGACATACTCCTCTTGCTGCTGCACCATCTCTATTCCCTCCACTGCTTCCTCTGTGGTAACCATGGTAACAGTCCCCCCGACGTCCTCAGCGGTGCCCGTCGTGGCCAGCAGCGTCCCGTCGCTGATGGCAGAGGCAAGCGTCATGGCCACCTGCTCCGTCAGGCTCTCCGGCGTGGCGATGGTGATGGTATCCCCGCAGTCGGAGATGGAAGCGCTTTCCTCGTCCGCCCCGACGTTTCGCACAATGATCTGGTGGCTGGCGGCGCCGTGGGACTGGCTGACGATCTGTTGCACCACTTTCATAATCTGGTTTCCCATCTTGGAAGAACAGAAATTCAAAAAACGTCAGAGGACTTGTGAGACGGGCTTAACGAGAACTTAACTTTATGTATTAATGAGCTTACGTTTTGAAGTGAGAAACAGTTATATAGATAATGCATAGGTTCTCTTTAGAGCTCCCCAAACGTGCACACTGACCTCGTTTTGGCTGTCCTGAATGAGTGTAACTTCTTGCTGCATTTCCTCTTCAGTTTGAGTCTAGATGGTGTGAAAGAATCAAGAAGTAGAAGaacttttgttatatttttcatgtaAATCTCCAGACCGGAAGGCTTCCTGCATAAAACCCCTGAAATACTATCAAGATAttataaaatatggaaaataataaatggtGTTCCAGTCAAGATGCTTAGAGCAGATTAAAGAAGGTCATTAATTGAAAACTTATTAACCAGAACCAACGACTGGATTAATTAGTTCCCGATTCTAAAAATCATTACATGTTAgatatgaaatgaaaacatgacttcaaagtaaaaggtaaaaaatagaGAGGCATACAACAGCCTTTTTTCatcattgtaaaaataaactatttcacAGAATAAACAAACGGCTGCAGtggtttttctgtgtaattttcCTCCAAACTTATGAGCTTTTGCTCCCACCTTTATAATATACTCCTGCGTGTCCGCCACCACTGATGAGAACTCCACCAGCACGGCGTGAGGATCTTCTGTGATGACTTCTGCTGCGCTGAGGCTGTCCGCAGACGCCTGCTCCTCCGTCACAACGCCCTGCTGCTCGTTGGAGTTCTCCTTATTGCAGCCTCCTGGCGTGGAAACAACCAGCAATACATCAGCTTGTGTCAGAGTGATAAACATCTGAGTCGTTTAAGTTTGCTTCTGAGCGTCACCCTGACCTTTGGCGCGCATGTGCCGGTTGAGCGTCCCGTGCTCGGCGAAGCCCCGCCCACACTTCGGGCACTTGAAAGGTCTCTCTCCTGTGTGGTGGCGGATGTGTCGCACCAGAGAGCCTTTCTCTCTGAAGCCTCTGAAGCAGAACTCGCACACGTAAGGTTTCTCATCGCCGTGAGTCCGTTGGTGAACTTGTAAGGCGTTCTGAGAAAAATGAAtacaagaatttaaaaaaaagccaaaacaatcATAATTTTAGCTGTGTATGTACAGCCACTGTAATCCACCTTGGTCTTGTATCCCTTGTTGCATCTGTGACAGTGGTAGGGCCTCTCATCCGAGTGGGCTCTCATGTGTTCGCGTACGTGTCCGATGGTTTTATACAGCTTGCCGCACTCGCCGCATTTATACCGCCTCTCACTGACGTGGACCTCCATGTGCTTCTTTAACAGGTAGCCAGTGAGAAACTCCTTTTGACATAGTGTGCACTTAAACGGTTTATAACCTATAAAACAGGGATAAAGGCACAgatcatatataaaaaaataaaaaaaagaatcaaaacattttttatctgtattttttttttttttacccctccagggggtcttttgtgggctctagtgtcccttaaatgacagtaggctgacaggaaacggggaaggagaggggggaagacatgcggcaaatgttgtcgggtccgggagtcgaacccgcgacggccgcgtcgaggactcaaggcctccaaatacgggtcgcgctaaccactacgccaccttGTATCTGTATTCTTATTATAAATTGTCCCACGCATCAGAAAATGGTagtttatgtttgtattcaAAAGAACCAACACTGACTGTGTCTGATTATGGGGTCCCACTACGCTACATTACACTTTCTATTGGTCTATCACATCtaacatcaataaaatacattaaagtttgtggttgtaacatgacaacatgtgaaaaagctTAACAATAAGTTAGTAACTCATATCTTGCactccaagaaaaaaaatctactagGAAATCTCGACTCTTGTGTATGACATTGGAAAGAGCTGCAACATTCAATAAGGGCTTACCTAAATGACCTTTGACATGAAAACGGAAATAATTTACGCCTTTGAACGACCGGCTGCAGTGTGGACAATTGTAGAGCTTACAGGGTGCTCGATCTTCAGCTGTTTCCTGTccaagaaacaagaaaacagttATGATTCATGGAAAATTTCTCTAAAGCAaccttttttaacaaaaatttgTGATGCACATGCCTCCTCCGTCTCGTCAAACTCTTCTTTAACCTGGATCTCAATCACACTCTGATCAACATCAGTAGCATCTGGAATGTCTTTGTCCAGCTCCTGCGTTGTTGGCGAGGATTCCTCCACCACCGTCTCCTCGGTGCCCAGGGCGATGCCGGAGTTGATGATGGCCTGACAGATGAGGCTGTcgccggcggcggcggcagcagccAGAGCGTCCGCCTGAGACTGGTCGACCACCACCTGGTTCAAGCAAAAGAAATACAGCAACTTGAGATTCGACCgaaagagaaacacacaaaagacTTAAAGCGTGCGCTCTCACCTGCTGCTCTTGTGTGGTCCCGTCCACCTCCATTGTGAAGTGAACCTGACGGAGGACCTCCTGGGAGCCAGCCTCCACCACACTGACGACAGCAGTGTGAGCCTCCACCATCTCCTGCTCCTCA
This genomic interval carries:
- the e4f1 gene encoding transcription factor E4F1 codes for the protein MNAENNHTAETEKEQTTNGTDTITIQTTLGDEDDDVHKCGRCQCEFSSLEAFIQHKLQQSCKRPETRQASQEANQQVSSSTGSSAFKVKTEGISTVKPTTTTDDERNGPMGRGHRRKIASIKVTDQSDKSTTFVSDNADGEQQTFKVNQEGRYICYLCEKTFKTTNILRTHMKTHSDQKNFSCGLCETSFRTKGSLIRHNRRHTDERPYRCTLCGQSFRESGALTRHLKSLTPCTEKIRFVQYKEILVSKDGVQKGVETDQGQVVAQQEVVVVEQQAEEQEMVEAHTAVVSVVEAGSQEVLRQVHFTMEVDGTTQEQQVVVDQSQADALAAAAAAGDSLICQAIINSGIALGTEETVVEESSPTTQELDKDIPDATDVDQSVIEIQVKEEFDETEEETAEDRAPCKLYNCPHCSRSFKGVNYFRFHVKGHLGYKPFKCTLCQKEFLTGYLLKKHMEVHVSERRYKCGECGKLYKTIGHVREHMRAHSDERPYHCHRCNKGYKTKNALQVHQRTHGDEKPYVCEFCFRGFREKGSLVRHIRHHTGERPFKCPKCGRGFAEHGTLNRHMRAKGGCNKENSNEQQGVVTEEQASADSLSAAEVITEDPHAVLVEFSSVVADTQEYIIKTQTEEEMQQEVTLIQDSQNEMGNQIMKVVQQIVSQSHGAASHQIIVRNVGADEESASISDCGDTITIATPESLTEQVAMTLASAISDGTLLATTGTAEDVGGTVTMVTTEEAVEGIEMVQQQEEYVITSPEEVEIQTVVV